aaaaaaatagaaaaaaataaaaaaattacaacaccacaatgaaaaaaaaaaaaaaaaaagaagaaaaagaaaaaagaaacattGTAACcatgtttttttataaaaaaatatatagaaacacatatatttataaattggtcattatatagaataaatatacaaatatatatatatatatatatatatatataaataaattatttatttttcaaaaaaaaaataattataaataataatatttttataaatgttcttgattttttttttttttttttctataacACCCTGCAAccatatataaataagaaagaaagcaacaacaataataatatgtatatatatacatatatatattattataatatttttcatattttaaaatatatatagtatattttttcttcaaatTAACATTTTGTTctaattattttttttgttcacaatttttttaagaaaaaaaaaatttaaacaatataatatatatatatatattaatttttatttatataataaaagattAGAACaacattaaaaataaagaaaggacacatatatatatatatatatatatatatatatatatatatccaacatgttaacatatatgtaataacaaaaaaaaaaaaaaaatatattaatatgtatatatttaatatcATAATTAGGTATACAAAATTGTAATTCATTTCTtagaatatataagtaaaataattttacttttttttttttcttctgctaatatatatatattagttGTAATACAGTTCTAAACTCATTCCGTCTTTTATTTCATAATCTTGTAATGTTATATGATCcttataaataatataccATTTTTGAATTCGTATTTTGTCTGCTCTTGTACCTAAGATAAAAATGTTTTGTTAAAATATAACTATtaccatatatatataaatataaatatatacatataaaaataaataaatatatatatatatatatatatatatatatatatatgtatatataatagttACCTGTTTGAGCTGCTAccaatttttttaaatctCCAATTGTATCATCCGGATTACATTTCACCCTGATCTTTTTTCCTAATctatcatttaatattatctcTATCATTTTAATAACAATTTGGTTGTAAGGATAAATTAACTGTGGATGATAGGTTGAGATAAAAACAATATGtatcaaaaataaaaagaaataaaataaaataaactattatatatatatatatatttatatatatatatatttatttatttatttattcattcctgttccatatattttatttaatttttttctttcgATAGACTCTCCAAgtttattcatttaatatatttttattatccataaaatgtttatccttttattttctcatatatattaaagaaccgtttatttatttatttattttattttttttccttctttattaaaacataatatatattatgtgtTATAGAAGAACTTTTAACACGTTTATATCTTGAATCTCTAATTTACTGCACATACATTTTCATGTATTTtcaaattatatgtatttaaaatattatatatatatatatatatatatatatattttacaaataAACATTCGAGAAATTAAAGcttccttttttttttttttttttttttttttttaattttataaatttttaaatatttaaaaaaaaaaaaatatataatatttttttattattttaaaaaaaaaaaaaatttttttttttttttttttttttggtcaataaattttttattttcaaaaaaaaaaatatatatttttaatttatttttttttttttaaaataaatttttgtaaatttaatattttttttttttttttttttttttttttttttaatttgaTAAACGTcgtaaatatataataaaaacaaaatatataatatatatgtattaatttaaaaaaaaaaaaaaattattttttattctattttattgggctataacatttatattcatcaaaataaaatatatatatattatatatatattatatgcgaacatttatattattacctttatatattttaaaagtagaaaaaattaaaatataaaaaaaaattaaaattcgcttatatatatatatacaataaatttatcatatttatataattttgatttttctataaagttttttctttaaaaaaaaaaaaaaaaaattaatatcacctacatatgtatatattttatatgacatataattattctgttttatttttttctt
Above is a window of Plasmodium gaboni strain SY75 chromosome Unknown, whole genome shotgun sequence DNA encoding:
- a CDS encoding putative ubiquitin-like modifier HUB1, with product MIEIILNDRLGKKIRVKCNPDDTIGDLKKLVAAQTGTRADKIRIQKWYIIYKDHITLQDYEIKDGMSLELYYN